The Vitis vinifera chloroplast, complete genome genome includes the window CGAATCAGACAAACTTGGCCAAAGAAGGGGGTGGGTCCCATTGAGTTCTTACGCTTTCATGTCGACAACTCAATTCATCCGATTACTACAGGGATGAACCCAATCCGGAATATGAACCATAAAAGAAAATGCCTATTAAACCGATCACAGGAATACCAGTTACAGTACCTATTAGCCAAAGAGGAATCCTTCCAGTAGTATCGGCCATTTACCCCACTTCCCTCCACATTTCATCAAGTGGTCATGCTAGAGACATAAACAGTCATGGATAATTATGAGATGAGATCCTTCCGAATGGGATAAGAGAATTCCTACTATTATTATTTATTTTATTAGTCTCTTTCGTTCTCTTAATTCTTAATTGAAAAAATAATTGGAAAATAAAACAGCAAGTACAAAAATGAGTAATAACCCCCAGTAAAGACTGGTACGATTCAATTCAACATTTTGTTCGTTCGGGTTTGATTGTGTCGTAGCTCTATAATTCGGATTAGGTTTATCGTTGGATGAACTGCATTGCTGATATTGACCCCAAAAAAGAAACGGTAGGTACAGCTAGTCCGTGAACAGCCAACCATCGCACTGTAAAAATTGGATAGGTTCGATCTATGGTCATTGGGGCCTCCTAAAAAGATCTACTAAATTCATCGAGTTGTTCCAAAGGATCAAAACGGCCGGTTATTAATGGAATTCCTTGTCGGCTCTCTGTAAAATACTCGTTTGGCCGAGGACTTCCAAACACATCGTAAGCTAAACCCGTGCTGACGAATAACCAACCCGCAATGAATAGGGAAGGTATAGTAATGCTATGAATGACCCAGTATCGAATACTGGTAATAATATCAGCAAAAGAACGTTCTCCTGTGCTTCCAGACATGCCGAGCTCCACATATTCTTGTACAGTCAAAGGACGATCGATTTCGTAAAAGATGAGATCAGTAAATAGAAATTCACTGAAAATGGATATTTGTGAGATCGTCAATATTGTACCGAGGGTGTCTTTAGAGTATACCGAATCAGTATAGCTATCCTTCTTCTGCCACAGCAACGCAATTTCAATCAGTATCGAAATGAAGTGTTAGAAAAGTTCTTTCTTCCTTTCTTGTTGCTTATCAATGTAGAACCATGTGCCATTCAATAGAAAATCTCTCAAATTCCTGTAGTATAGGGTTTCTCTCTACTATTGGTTTCGGACTAGAAACTGAAGATCAGGTAAAATAAATGTGAATCTGACAAATTTCTTTTTAATAATTCATGAAAGAGATTATCATATTCCCACAATTTTATTGATACGAAATCTAGAAATCGCCTTTTCGTTTTCGTGGTTGTAGAAGAGGTTTTTTTTTTTTTGAATCTTTTTTTTTTCATTTTAAAGAATTTCTTAGTTATCCAATAACAAGTAACAGTAGTAGATAGTATTCGATGAAAGAAAGAGAACAATGAATAAAATAATGGGAACAATCAATATTCGCGAAGCACGCATTGTTGTATTAGATCTAAGGGTTCTTTCTTGACCTAACTACCTAACTAGAAGTTATAATATGGAAAGACAAAATGTGGAACCTATAAAGGAAAAGATAATAGGAATTTTTTAGAATCTAATTGAACCAAAATACAGATTTTATTTTTTCGAGTGATCTGATCGTGCGATATCTTTTTTTTTTTCTCATTCGAGATACTATGTGAATGAACCTACTATTGAATCTAATGAGTTAAAATTAAAGTAAAAAGTAAAAGAAAAGATTTTATTGTTATAAGGGCACTCTTCGTTCCAAAATATAAAATGTATTCGATACAATTAAAAAAGAAATGATCAAAATAGAAATGATTTTCTAATTTTGTTTCATAGTGACGCAAAGAAAGTTTCATTTTTGAATGAAGTTACACGGCACAGTTCTTATTTTATTATTAGTTTACTCAAGAGTTGCTCAATGAATCTGTTGATTCGGAATCACGGTATGGGTAGATGCCACAGATAATGAATCGATTTCTTTTTATACCTCTGTCACTCTATCTTTGTTAGTGCCGCCTATAATAATTGATTGATGAATCAAAAACTTTCAATTTAACTTATTCTTTCAATTGGTATTTTTGTTTATCCTCGTATCTCGCAAAAATGGAAACTTAGGTAAGTGCTTTATAAACATATGTATAATAAAGAACATATTTCATTTAGCTCCTTCATGCCTACTATAACTAGTTATTTCGGTTTTCTACTAGCGGCTTCAACTATAACCTCAGTCCTATTTATTGGTCTAAGCAAGATACGACTTATTTGAAATTAATCGAATAAACAATTCATAAAGAGAAACCTTTCCGTGAGATTCCATGTATTCTATGAGTTCCTTACCGTGTCAATTGCCAATTCTTGGTCATTGCGATTCATGGGCAATTCGGATTAAGATTTAGGGATAGATATTACCTCTCTTTTCCCCTTTTCAAACAAATTGAAATGAAATGATTGAAGTTTTTCTATTTGGAATCGTCTTAGGTCTAATTCCTATTACTTTGGCTGGATTATTCGTAACTGCATATTTACAATACAGACGTGGTGATCAGTTGGACCTTTGATTAATTAACATCTCTTTTTTTGATTGACCTCCTCTTTTCTTTATTCTTTAATCCACAGGAGGTCAAATTCAGATTGCTGTTCAAGTTAGTGAAGTTAGTTCAGTGTAATTCCAACTAACAAAAACGGAATCACGCTCTGTAGGATTTGAACCTACGACATTGGGTTTTGGAGACCCACGTTCTACCAAACTGAACTAAGAGCGTTTTCTTATCACAATAGATAAGACTATAAAGAAAAGGATTCTTTTTGTAACTCCAACACATCTTGTATGCATATACTATTATAGTATCATAAAATGAAAAATTATGTATATCCAATTTTAATTGATCTCAATTGATTCTTCGTTACTGCTCAGAGGAGAAGTAATAGGTAGGGATGACAGGATTTGAACCCGTGACATTTTGTACCCAAAACAAACGCGCTACCAAGCTGCGCTACATCCCTTTCAATTGGTCTACAGTGTCATTGTAGAGAATACCTGTCTTGTTTTCCACATCCTTATTTCCTCCATTGATATACACAATTTTTCTTCCCATTTCTTCTTTTTTTTTTTATCATATTATTATATATTAACATATAATAATAAAAGACTTATATACATATAAAATATGAAACCCACCCTAAAAATGAAATAAAAAATAAATGAATATTTTTGGGGAATGCTCAGGAGTAAAGAAACTTCTTTTTATGTTTTAAGAAAAAGAAAATCTTATCTAGCGAATCTTCAATTTGAATCGGGAATTCTGTGTACAAATACAAGTGGTCCATATGCATCTGATCATATATGTATTACCATTATGTATTACAATAAATAAGGAGGATTTTAAATGCGAGATCTAAAAACATATCTTTCCACGGCACCGGTACTAAGTACTATATGGTTCGGGTCCTTAGCAGGTCTATTGATAGAGATTAATCGTTTATTCCCGGATGCGTTGACATTCCCTTTTTTTAATTAACATGAGAAGGGGTGAAGAATATTAGAGATACAATCAAATATCTGTGACTAATTCCTTTCCCCCTCCTCTTTTTTTCTCTTTTTTAGAATTTTATAAGGGAGGAGTAAGAGAAAGAATAAAAGTGGATTTAACCTCAGCGAAACTCGGGTTCAGACTCGAATCAAATTAAGAATAGAGGGAAAACGTAAATGTAAATGTTGGTCTAGTGCAAGAGTATCATACAAGATCCTTAAATTAAATACTGTACTGCGATTAGAAATATAGTTATAGTTAGAAATCATTGTATTACTTATTATTTACTATTACTCTATTGATATTGATTACAACGAAATCCTTCATATCATAATTGGATTTTGAGTTAGCAACTTCTATTTTTTTTCCTTACTTTCTTCGGATCGAAAATAGAAGACTTGAATGAATAAAAAAAAAACAAAGGAGGTTCATGGCCAAGAGTAAAGATGCCCGAATAAGGGTTCTTTTGGAATGTACTAGTTGTGTACGAGGCGGTGTTAATAAGGAATCAACAGGCATTTCCAGATATATTACTGAAAAAAATCGACACAATACGCCCGGTCGATTGGAATTGCAAAAATTCTGTCCCTATTGTTATAAACATACGATTCATGGGGAGATAAAAAAATAGATCGAACCGAGGGCCTGTGTGTCACCCTTCCAAGGAACAGTAAAAATAATATAGTAAAATAATATAGTATATAATATTATATAATATATATAACATATATTTAAATAGAAATAAACCAAATCCTATTTCTGAATTCTAATTCATTTTTGATCCGAACGAAATAGGATTTTCGGGATAAGGAATAAACAAACCATGGATAAATCCAAGCGACCTTTTCTTAAATCCAAGCGATCTTTTCGTAG containing:
- the psbJ gene encoding photosystem II protein J, with the translated sequence MADTTGRIPLWLIGTVTGIPVIGLIGIFFYGSYSGLGSSL
- the psbL gene encoding photosystem II protein L, with protein sequence TTQSNPNEQNVELNRTSLYWGLLLIFVLAVLFSNYFFN
- the psbF gene encoding photosystem II protein VI, coding for MTIDRTYPIFTVRWLAVHGLAVPTVSFLGSISAMQFIQR
- the psbE gene encoding photosystem II protein V, whose protein sequence is MSGSTGERSFADIITSIRYWVIHSITIPSLFIAGWLFVSTGLAYDVFGSPRPNEYFTESRQGIPLITGRFDPLEQLDEFSRSF
- the petL gene encoding cytochrome b6/f complex subunit VI, coding for MPTITSYFGFLLAASTITSVLFIGLSKIRLI
- the petG gene encoding cytochrome b6/f complex subunit V produces the protein MIEVFLFGIVLGLIPITLAGLFVTAYLQYRRGDQLDL
- the psaJ gene encoding photosystem I subunit IX, translated to MRDLKTYLSTAPVLSTIWFGSLAGLLIEINRLFPDALTFPFFN
- the rpl33 gene encoding ribosomal protein L33, producing MAKSKDARIRVLLECTSCVRGGVNKESTGISRYITEKNRHNTPGRLELQKFCPYCYKHTIHGEIKK